Proteins from one Pseudomonas sp. KBS0710 genomic window:
- a CDS encoding XdhC family protein, with amino-acid sequence MDSVDLNVLRSVLEWRRAGHRVVLYSVVQTWGSAPRPPGAMLALRGDGVVIGSVSGGCIEDDLIARLQDGRLPEDGPPVQLVTYGVTRDEAARFGLPCGGTLRLTEERVDDFGWVSQLLARCEDHQVVARELDLSSGTVTLSGAAKTDVVTFDGERLRAIYGPRWRLLLIGAGQLSRYVAEMARLLDFEVLICDPREEFVYGWEEQHGRFVPGMPDEAVLNIQTDERTAIVCLTHDPRLDDMALLTALDSSAFYIGALGSRVNTQKRRETLAALGLSAEAIARLHGPIGLHIGSHTPAEIALSLMAEIVAIKNGVAPMQKKPMPVVAE; translated from the coding sequence ATGGACAGTGTGGATCTGAATGTCCTGCGCAGCGTGCTCGAATGGCGCCGTGCCGGGCACCGAGTAGTGTTGTACAGCGTGGTCCAGACCTGGGGCAGCGCGCCGCGCCCGCCGGGGGCGATGCTGGCCTTGCGTGGCGATGGCGTGGTGATCGGCTCGGTGTCGGGCGGTTGCATCGAAGATGACCTGATCGCGCGCTTGCAGGATGGCCGCTTGCCGGAGGATGGCCCGCCGGTGCAGTTGGTCACCTACGGCGTCACCCGCGATGAGGCGGCGCGTTTCGGCTTGCCCTGCGGCGGCACGTTGCGCCTGACTGAGGAACGCGTGGATGACTTTGGCTGGGTCTCACAGCTGCTGGCGCGCTGTGAAGACCATCAGGTTGTCGCGCGTGAGCTGGACCTGAGCAGTGGAACGGTCACCTTGAGCGGTGCGGCCAAGACCGATGTCGTGACCTTTGATGGTGAGCGCCTGCGGGCTATCTACGGCCCGCGTTGGCGGTTGCTGCTGATCGGTGCGGGGCAGCTGTCACGCTACGTGGCTGAAATGGCGCGCTTGCTGGATTTTGAAGTGCTGATCTGTGACCCGCGCGAAGAATTCGTCTACGGCTGGGAAGAACAACATGGCCGCTTTGTGCCCGGCATGCCGGATGAGGCGGTACTGAATATCCAGACGGATGAACGCACGGCTATCGTCTGCCTGACGCACGATCCTCGATTGGACGATATGGCACTGCTGACGGCGCTCGACTCATCGGCGTTCTACATTGGCGCCCTCGGTTCGCGGGTCAATACGCAGAAACGCCGGGAAACCCTGGCGGCGCTGGGGTTGTCGGCTGAGGCGATTGCACGTCTGCATGGGCCGATCGGGTTGCATATTGGTAGCCATACACCGGCGGAAATTGCCCTGTCACTGATGGCGGAAATTGTCGCGATCAAGAATGGTGTTGCGCCAATGCAGAAGAAACCAATGCCTGTGGTGGCTGAGTAA
- a CDS encoding NTP transferase domain-containing protein: MVTAIVLAAGQGSRFRAEAGADQDKLLADCAGIDGVTRPVIEQVLVSLPECIVKRWLVTSPDRLAVIRLAKAYGCEVLLLDSPGMGDSIAAAVAASGEADGWLVVLGDMPFLQSSTIERVIEAVQDDGISVPVQAGKYGHPVAFGRALGPRLMALSGDRGAKPLFAQAVVREVRVEDPGVLWDVDLPQALSFGAD, from the coding sequence ATGGTCACGGCGATTGTGCTGGCAGCCGGGCAGGGCAGTCGTTTTCGCGCTGAGGCCGGCGCTGATCAAGACAAGTTGCTGGCCGATTGCGCAGGCATCGATGGTGTGACACGCCCCGTGATCGAACAGGTATTGGTGAGCTTGCCCGAGTGCATCGTCAAGCGCTGGCTCGTCACCTCGCCGGACCGCCTGGCCGTTATTCGGTTGGCCAAGGCGTATGGCTGTGAAGTCTTGCTGCTGGACTCGCCAGGGATGGGCGACAGCATCGCGGCAGCCGTCGCAGCCAGTGGTGAAGCCGATGGCTGGTTGGTGGTGTTGGGGGATATGCCGTTTCTTCAGTCGTCGACCATTGAGCGAGTGATTGAGGCGGTGCAGGACGATGGCATCAGTGTGCCGGTGCAGGCGGGTAAATACGGGCATCCGGTGGCTTTTGGCCGGGCGCTGGGGCCGCGACTGATGGCATTGAGCGGTGATCGTGGTGCAAAGCCGTTATTTGCCCAGGCGGTGGTGCGGGAAGTGAGAGTGGAGGATCCCGGTGTGCTGTGGGATGTGGACCTGCCGCAAGCATTGAGTTTCGGCGCGGACTAA
- the rne gene encoding ribonuclease E: MKRMLINATQPEELRVALVDGQRLYDLDIESGAREQKKANIYKGRITRIEPSLEAAFVDFGSERHGFLPLKEISREYFKKAPEGRVNIKDVLSEGQEVIVQVEKEERGNKGAALTTFISLAGRYLVLMPNNPRAGGISRRIEGEERNELREALNGLIAPADMGLIVRTAGLGRSSEEMQWDLDYLLQLWTAIKEASLDRSAPFLIYQESNVIIRAIRDYLRQDIGEVLIDSVEAQDEALTFIRQVMPQYASKIKLYEDSVPLFNRFQIESQIETAFQRVVELPSGGSIVIDPTEALVSIDINSARATKGSDIEETALQTNLEAAEEIARQLRLRDIGGLIVIDFIDMTPAKNQRAVEEKVRECLEADRARVQVGRISRFGLLEMSRQRLRPSLGESSGIVCPRCNGTGIIRDVESLSLAILRLIEEEALKDRTAEVRAQVPIPVAAFLLNEKRNSITKIELRTRARIVILPNDHLETPHFEVQRLRDDSPEAHSGQSSYEIAAAAAEVEEVQPAAATRTLVRQEAAVKTAPARANAPVPAEVAAPVAAPAAMPEPSLFKGLVKSLVSLFASKEEPAAPVVVEKPATERPARNEERRNGRQQSRNRNGRRDEERKPREERAPREERAPREERAPREAREETPTVAREERAPREERAPRTPRAPREDRKPRGEREERVRELREPLDAAPAVAAVAAEAVSEERPARQPREERAPREERQPRPPREERQPRAEQAAAASEEEVLTGEEQLQEDGQDNAEGDRPRRRSRGQRRRSNRRERQRDANGNVIEGSEETGENGEAATAEPTGAELAAGLAVTAAVASSVISAPAEAQAHEQAERATAAVEETAAVEAPVAPTPEVEAPVVETPVVEATTPIEAPVVPEVEVASPVRDVQPEVEVAAVEPAPVAEPQPVVEAVVEAPVVEEAAPVVREVREEQTAFQWTAEPAAPVEAPAPAPVVEEAPAPAAEVVAEPAPVVEPAPVVEAPVAVEAPVVAEVAAPVVEAAPASALTENGRAPNDPREVRRRRKEAEAAAAAAAAALAAEAVEAPAPVVEAVVEHKALEEEHEPKPLA; the protein is encoded by the coding sequence ATGAAAAGAATGCTGATTAACGCAACTCAACCCGAAGAGTTGCGTGTTGCACTGGTAGATGGCCAACGCCTCTATGACCTGGACATCGAATCCGGTGCGCGCGAGCAAAAGAAGGCCAACATCTATAAAGGCCGTATTACTCGCATCGAACCAAGCCTTGAGGCTGCCTTTGTCGATTTCGGCTCCGAGCGCCACGGCTTCCTGCCCCTCAAAGAAATCTCCCGCGAATACTTCAAGAAAGCCCCCGAAGGCCGCGTGAACATCAAGGACGTCCTGAGCGAAGGCCAGGAAGTCATCGTTCAGGTCGAAAAAGAAGAACGTGGCAACAAGGGCGCAGCCCTGACCACCTTCATCTCCCTGGCCGGCCGTTACCTGGTGCTGATGCCGAACAACCCTCGTGCCGGCGGCATTTCCCGTCGCATCGAAGGCGAAGAACGCAACGAACTGCGTGAAGCGCTGAACGGCCTGATTGCTCCGGCCGACATGGGCCTGATCGTGCGCACTGCAGGCCTGGGCCGCAGCAGCGAAGAAATGCAGTGGGACCTCGACTACCTGCTGCAACTGTGGACCGCTATCAAAGAAGCGTCCCTGGATCGTTCCGCGCCATTCCTGATCTACCAGGAAAGCAACGTGATCATCCGCGCCATTCGCGATTACCTGCGCCAGGACATCGGAGAAGTACTGATCGACAGCGTTGAAGCCCAGGACGAAGCCCTGACCTTCATCCGCCAGGTGATGCCGCAGTACGCCAGCAAGATCAAGCTGTACGAAGACAGCGTTCCGCTGTTCAACCGTTTCCAGATCGAAAGCCAGATCGAGACCGCCTTCCAGCGCGTGGTCGAACTGCCTTCCGGCGGCTCCATCGTAATCGACCCGACCGAAGCCCTGGTGTCCATCGACATCAACTCGGCGCGTGCCACCAAAGGCAGCGACATCGAAGAAACCGCCCTGCAGACCAACCTGGAAGCGGCTGAAGAAATCGCCCGCCAGCTGCGCCTGCGTGACATCGGCGGCCTGATCGTGATCGACTTCATCGACATGACCCCGGCCAAGAACCAGCGCGCCGTGGAAGAAAAAGTCCGCGAATGCCTGGAAGCTGACCGTGCCCGCGTACAGGTCGGCCGTATCTCGCGCTTCGGCCTGCTGGAAATGTCCCGTCAGCGCCTGCGTCCATCCCTGGGCGAGAGCAGCGGCATCGTCTGCCCGCGTTGCAACGGCACCGGCATCATCCGTGACGTTGAATCGCTGTCGCTGGCGATCCTGCGCCTGATTGAAGAAGAAGCCCTGAAAGACCGCACCGCCGAAGTCCGCGCGCAAGTGCCGATCCCGGTGGCAGCGTTCCTGCTTAACGAAAAACGCAATTCGATCACCAAGATCGAACTGCGCACCCGTGCCCGTATCGTCATCCTGCCGAACGATCACCTCGAGACGCCGCATTTCGAAGTGCAACGCCTGCGTGATGACAGCCCGGAAGCCCACAGCGGCCAATCCAGCTACGAAATCGCTGCTGCCGCTGCCGAAGTGGAAGAAGTCCAGCCAGCCGCTGCGACCCGTACTCTGGTTCGCCAGGAAGCCGCCGTGAAGACGGCACCGGCGCGTGCCAACGCACCGGTCCCGGCTGAAGTGGCTGCACCGGTTGCCGCACCGGCCGCCATGCCTGAGCCAAGCCTGTTCAAAGGCCTGGTGAAGTCGCTGGTCAGCCTGTTCGCCAGCAAAGAAGAACCTGCTGCGCCGGTTGTGGTTGAAAAACCAGCCACCGAGCGTCCGGCCCGTAACGAAGAGCGTCGCAACGGTCGTCAGCAGAGCCGTAACCGCAACGGTCGCCGTGACGAAGAACGCAAGCCGCGCGAAGAACGTGCTCCACGTGAAGAACGCGCACCGCGTGAAGAGCGCGCACCTCGCGAAGCCCGTGAAGAAACCCCAACCGTAGCCCGTGAAGAACGTGCACCGCGCGAAGAGCGCGCACCGCGTACTCCGCGCGCTCCGCGTGAAGACCGCAAGCCACGTGGCGAGCGCGAAGAACGTGTGCGTGAACTGCGCGAGCCGCTGGACGCTGCACCGGCAGTAGCCGCCGTGGCTGCCGAAGCCGTCAGCGAAGAACGCCCGGCTCGCCAGCCGCGTGAAGAACGCGCCCCACGTGAAGAGCGCCAACCGCGCCCGCCGCGCGAAGAGCGTCAACCACGTGCCGAGCAAGCCGCTGCTGCCAGCGAAGAAGAAGTGCTGACCGGTGAAGAGCAACTGCAGGAAGACGGTCAGGACAACGCCGAAGGCGATCGTCCACGCCGCCGCTCCCGTGGCCAGCGTCGTCGCAGCAACCGTCGTGAGCGTCAGCGTGATGCCAACGGCAATGTGATCGAAGGCTCGGAAGAGACCGGCGAGAACGGCGAAGCGGCAACCGCAGAACCAACCGGCGCCGAACTGGCTGCCGGCCTGGCGGTGACCGCCGCAGTTGCCAGCAGCGTGATCAGCGCACCGGCTGAAGCCCAGGCGCATGAGCAAGCCGAACGCGCTACCGCTGCTGTTGAAGAAACCGCGGCTGTAGAAGCACCGGTTGCCCCGACACCAGAGGTTGAAGCGCCGGTTGTTGAAACGCCAGTCGTCGAAGCGACTACCCCGATCGAAGCCCCAGTGGTTCCGGAAGTGGAAGTTGCCTCGCCAGTGCGCGACGTTCAGCCAGAAGTCGAAGTGGCTGCTGTCGAGCCTGCACCGGTTGCCGAGCCTCAGCCGGTGGTTGAAGCCGTCGTTGAAGCGCCGGTTGTCGAAGAAGCTGCCCCGGTAGTGCGTGAAGTTCGCGAAGAACAGACCGCCTTCCAGTGGACTGCCGAGCCAGCTGCACCGGTTGAAGCGCCAGCACCTGCCCCCGTGGTAGAAGAAGCGCCTGCACCGGCTGCCGAAGTGGTTGCCGAACCAGCCCCAGTGGTTGAGCCTGCACCCGTGGTTGAAGCGCCCGTAGCTGTTGAAGCACCGGTGGTTGCCGAAGTCGCAGCACCCGTGGTTGAAGCCGCCCCTGCCAGCGCCCTGACCGAAAACGGTCGTGCGCCGAACGACCCACGTGAAGTGCGTCGTCGTCGCAAGGAAGCCGAAGCCGCCGCTGCTGCAGCCGCTGCCGCACTGGCTGCCGAAGCAGTCGAGGCACCAGCCCCGGTTGTTGAAGCCGTGGTTGAGCACAAGGCCCTGGAAGAAGAGCACGAGCCTAAACCCCTCGCCTGA
- the rluC gene encoding 23S rRNA pseudouridine(955/2504/2580) synthase RluC — translation MTTTAPQTPSVQLLEVSPEYAGQRIDNFLLARLKGVPKTLIYRILRKGEVRVNKGRIKPEYKLQAGDIVRVPPVRVPERDEPVPLAQGLLQRLEASIVFEDNKLIVINKPCGIAVHGGSGLTFGVIEAFRQLRPDAKELELVHRLDRDTSGLLMIAKKRSMLRHLHTALRGDGVDKRYMALVRGNWASSIKSVRAPLQKSNLRSGERMVEVDEEGKEALTLFKVLRRFGDFATMVEAKPVTGRTHQIRVHTLHAGHCIAGDTKYGDEDFSKEIRDLGGKRLFLHAYMLTVPLPDGGELKLQAPVDEMWAKTVERLSVAP, via the coding sequence ATGACGACTACCGCCCCCCAGACCCCCAGCGTCCAGCTGCTCGAGGTCTCGCCGGAATATGCCGGCCAACGCATCGACAATTTTCTCCTGGCCAGGCTCAAAGGCGTGCCCAAGACCTTGATTTACCGCATCTTGCGTAAAGGCGAAGTGCGCGTGAACAAGGGCCGGATCAAGCCCGAGTACAAGCTGCAGGCGGGCGATATCGTCCGTGTGCCGCCGGTGCGCGTGCCTGAGCGCGACGAGCCGGTGCCATTGGCCCAGGGCCTGTTGCAGCGCCTTGAAGCCTCGATTGTGTTCGAAGACAACAAACTCATCGTGATCAACAAGCCCTGCGGTATCGCGGTGCATGGTGGCAGTGGCTTGACGTTCGGCGTGATCGAAGCCTTCCGTCAGTTGCGCCCGGATGCCAAGGAGCTGGAGTTGGTCCATCGCCTGGACCGCGACACGTCCGGCCTGTTGATGATCGCCAAGAAACGCAGCATGTTGCGTCACCTGCACACCGCCCTGCGTGGCGATGGCGTGGACAAACGCTACATGGCACTGGTGCGGGGCAACTGGGCCAGCTCGATCAAGAGCGTGCGTGCGCCGTTGCAGAAGAGCAACCTGCGCTCCGGCGAGCGCATGGTCGAGGTGGACGAGGAGGGCAAAGAAGCCCTGACCCTGTTCAAGGTACTGCGCCGCTTTGGCGACTTTGCCACAATGGTCGAGGCCAAGCCTGTGACCGGGCGTACCCACCAGATTCGCGTGCACACCCTGCATGCGGGCCACTGCATCGCTGGTGATACCAAGTACGGCGATGAGGATTTCTCCAAGGAAATTCGCGACCTGGGCGGTAAGCGCCTGTTCCTGCACGCCTACATGCTCACCGTGCCGCTGCCCGACGGCGGCGAGCTGAAGTTGCAGGCGCCGGTCGATGAGATGTGGGCCAAGACCGTGGAGCGTTTGAGTGTCGCACCCTGA
- a CDS encoding HAD-IA family hydrolase encodes MSHPDYKLLIFDWDGTLCNSIGRIVDSMHAASTRSGFELCTDLAVKGIIGLGLPEAIRTLYPQISDAQLVTFRDHYADHYIALEATPSPLFDGVRQALEAFRAEGYHLAVATGKARRGLDRVLKAHGFEDYFDITRAADETASKPHPLMLEQILAHCGVAPRQALMVGDASFDLMMARNAGMDSVAVSYGAQAAEALQPYEPRLTIDHFSELQAWLGRA; translated from the coding sequence GTGTCGCACCCTGACTACAAGCTGCTGATTTTTGATTGGGACGGCACGCTGTGCAATTCCATTGGGCGTATCGTCGACTCAATGCACGCGGCCTCGACCCGTTCGGGTTTTGAGTTGTGCACGGATCTGGCGGTAAAAGGCATTATCGGCCTGGGGCTGCCTGAGGCGATCCGTACCCTGTACCCGCAGATCAGCGATGCGCAGCTGGTGACCTTCCGTGACCATTACGCCGATCACTACATAGCGCTGGAGGCCACGCCTTCGCCGCTGTTTGACGGTGTAAGGCAAGCCCTGGAAGCCTTTCGCGCCGAGGGTTATCACTTGGCAGTGGCCACTGGCAAGGCTCGTCGCGGGCTGGATCGAGTGCTCAAGGCTCACGGCTTTGAAGATTATTTCGACATCACTCGTGCGGCGGATGAAACCGCCAGCAAACCTCACCCTCTGATGTTGGAGCAGATCCTGGCGCATTGCGGCGTAGCGCCGCGTCAGGCGTTGATGGTGGGTGATGCTTCCTTCGACCTGATGATGGCGCGCAACGCCGGCATGGACAGCGTGGCGGTCAGCTATGGTGCCCAGGCAGCCGAAGCCTTGCAGCCATACGAGCCCAGGCTGACGATTGATCATTTTTCTGAACTGCAGGCCTGGCTAGGTCGGGCCTGA
- a CDS encoding S49 family peptidase, whose protein sequence is MSDEWKAPEKAESGEDKSWKLLEKTLLASVQEQRRARRWGIFFKLLTFIWLIAMLALFSPLMDMEKSATRSNNYTAFIDVNGVIADKESASADNIVGGLRAAFEDPKVKGVILRINSPGGSPVQSGYVYDEIRRLRGLHPDIKLYAVISDLGASGAYYIASAADQIYADKASLVGSIGVTAAGYGFVGTMEKLGVERRTYTSGEHKSFLDPFQPQKADETQFWQGVLDTTHRQFIASVKQGRGDRLKDKDHPELFSGLVWSGEQALPLGLIDGLGSASSVARDVIGEKELVDFTVQESPFDRFSKKLGASVAEKLAYYMGFQGPTLR, encoded by the coding sequence ATGAGTGACGAGTGGAAAGCGCCCGAAAAGGCCGAAAGCGGTGAAGATAAAAGCTGGAAGCTGTTGGAGAAGACCCTGCTGGCCAGTGTCCAGGAACAGCGCCGTGCGCGGCGTTGGGGCATTTTCTTCAAGCTGCTGACGTTTATCTGGCTTATCGCCATGCTGGCGTTGTTCAGCCCGCTGATGGATATGGAAAAAAGCGCCACCCGTAGCAACAACTACACCGCTTTTATCGACGTGAACGGGGTGATTGCCGACAAGGAGTCCGCCAGCGCCGATAATATCGTCGGTGGCCTGCGTGCAGCCTTCGAAGACCCCAAGGTCAAGGGCGTGATCCTGCGCATCAACAGCCCAGGCGGCAGCCCTGTGCAGTCAGGCTACGTGTATGACGAGATTCGCCGCCTGCGCGGGCTGCACCCGGACATCAAGCTGTACGCAGTGATTTCCGACCTGGGCGCCTCGGGTGCCTATTACATCGCCAGCGCCGCTGACCAGATCTACGCTGACAAAGCCAGCCTCGTCGGTTCAATTGGTGTGACAGCGGCCGGTTACGGCTTTGTTGGCACGATGGAGAAGCTGGGTGTGGAACGTCGTACCTACACGTCGGGTGAGCACAAGTCGTTCCTGGACCCGTTCCAGCCACAAAAGGCCGATGAAACCCAGTTCTGGCAGGGCGTGCTCGACACCACCCATCGTCAGTTCATTGCCAGTGTGAAGCAGGGGCGCGGTGATCGTCTGAAAGATAAAGACCATCCTGAGCTGTTCTCCGGCCTGGTGTGGTCCGGTGAGCAGGCATTGCCATTGGGCTTGATCGATGGCCTGGGCAGTGCCAGTTCGGTGGCGCGCGATGTGATTGGCGAGAAGGAACTGGTGGACTTCACTGTTCAGGAATCGCCGTTTGATCGCTTCTCCAAGAAGCTGGGTGCCAGTGTGGCGGAGAAGCTGGCCTACTACATGGGCTTCCAGGGCCCGACGCTGCGCTGA
- a CDS encoding nucleoside triphosphate pyrophosphatase, whose amino-acid sequence MLPLLLASSSVYRRQLLSRLHLPFTCSSPDIDESHRANESAIDLVKRLAEEKARALAARHPGHLIIGSDQVAALDGRIIGKPHTFENAREQLLAASGKRVSFLTGLALLNSETGHCQVDCVPFTVQMRELDAERIERYLRVEQPYDCAGSFKAEGLGVSLFQSTEGPDATSLIGLPLIRLVDMLLAQGVQIP is encoded by the coding sequence ATGCTGCCTTTATTACTCGCATCCAGCTCGGTTTACCGCCGGCAATTGCTGAGCCGCCTGCACCTGCCGTTCACTTGCAGCTCGCCGGATATCGACGAAAGCCATCGTGCAAATGAATCCGCCATCGACCTGGTAAAGCGCCTGGCCGAAGAAAAAGCCCGCGCCCTCGCCGCCAGGCATCCAGGGCATTTGATTATCGGCTCCGATCAGGTTGCCGCACTCGATGGCCGCATTATCGGCAAACCTCACACCTTTGAAAACGCCCGCGAGCAATTGCTGGCGGCCAGCGGCAAACGCGTGAGCTTTTTGACCGGCCTGGCGCTGCTCAACAGTGAGACGGGCCACTGCCAGGTAGATTGCGTGCCGTTTACCGTACAGATGCGCGAACTGGATGCAGAGCGCATCGAGCGTTATTTGCGTGTGGAACAGCCCTATGACTGCGCAGGCAGCTTCAAGGCTGAAGGGTTGGGTGTGAGCCTGTTTCAGAGTACCGAAGGGCCGGATGCGACCAGCCTGATCGGCCTGCCGCTGATTCGACTGGTGGACATGTTGCTGGCGCAAGGCGTGCAAATCCCCTAG
- a CDS encoding YceD family protein yields the protein MLNDPIPPHVDPRKLADRGTTLQGEVLLADLERLCDPLSDTVGTVQAKFVFERDERKSVVIHSFIDTEVKMVCQRCLELVTLPIHSECSYAVVKEGANTQSLPKGYDVLELGEDPLDLHALIEEELLLALPIVPAHHPEECQQPEGLDDEAEPSEDEVTRSNPFSVLAQLKRDPNV from the coding sequence ATGTTGAATGACCCGATTCCACCTCACGTTGACCCGCGCAAATTGGCTGATCGTGGCACCACCCTTCAAGGTGAAGTGCTGCTGGCCGATTTGGAGAGACTCTGCGACCCGCTTTCCGACACTGTCGGTACGGTGCAGGCTAAATTCGTTTTTGAACGAGATGAACGTAAATCTGTGGTAATTCACAGCTTTATCGACACCGAAGTCAAAATGGTTTGCCAGCGTTGTCTTGAGCTGGTCACCCTGCCGATCCACAGCGAATGCAGTTATGCTGTGGTGAAAGAGGGTGCGAATACCCAGTCGTTGCCGAAAGGTTATGACGTGCTGGAACTGGGCGAAGATCCATTGGATCTGCATGCACTGATCGAGGAGGAGCTTTTGCTCGCCTTGCCCATTGTGCCTGCTCATCATCCGGAAGAATGCCAGCAGCCGGAGGGTCTCGATGACGAGGCCGAGCCGAGCGAGGACGAGGTAACGCGGTCCAACCCGTTCAGTGTATTGGCGCAGTTAAAGCGTGACCCAAACGTTTAG
- the rpmF gene encoding 50S ribosomal protein L32: MAVQQNKKSRSARDMRRSHDALTASTLSVEKTTGEIHLRHHVSPEGVYRGRKVIDKGADE; this comes from the coding sequence ATGGCTGTTCAGCAGAACAAAAAATCCCGCTCTGCCCGTGACATGCGTCGTTCGCACGACGCCCTGACGGCAAGCACTCTGTCTGTAGAAAAAACCACCGGTGAAATTCACCTGCGTCACCACGTATCGCCAGAAGGCGTATACCGTGGCCGTAAAGTGATCGACAAGGGCGCTGACGAGTAA
- the plsX gene encoding phosphate acyltransferase PlsX, with amino-acid sequence MSAQVIAIDAMGGDFGPRSIVQACIASLSATPSLHLTLVGQPSLLEELIASHPAVDRARLTITAASETIGMDEKPATALRGKPDSSMRVALELLRDGKVQACVSAGNTGALMALSRHVLKTLPGIDRPAMVAAIPTQKGYCQLLDLGANVDCSAEHLLQFAVMGSVAAEALGVARPRVALLNIGTEDIKGNQQVKLAAALLQGARGLNYIGFVEGDGLYRGEADVVVCDGFVGNILLKSSEGLATMIATRIEALFKRNLASRMVGALALPLMRRLQADLAPARHNGASFLGLQGIVVKSHGSAGVQGFQSAIARALIEIQENLPQRLHGRLEDLLP; translated from the coding sequence TTGTCTGCTCAAGTCATCGCGATTGACGCAATGGGCGGGGACTTCGGTCCCCGCAGCATTGTTCAGGCTTGCATTGCCAGCCTGTCTGCTACGCCCTCGCTGCACCTGACCCTCGTCGGTCAACCCTCCTTACTTGAAGAATTGATTGCCAGCCATCCGGCGGTGGATCGCGCGCGCCTGACAATTACTGCGGCCAGCGAAACCATCGGCATGGATGAAAAGCCTGCGACGGCCTTGCGTGGCAAGCCCGACTCTTCAATGCGAGTGGCCCTTGAACTGTTGCGTGATGGCAAGGTGCAAGCCTGTGTCAGTGCTGGCAATACCGGGGCGTTGATGGCGTTGTCGCGTCATGTGCTCAAGACGTTGCCGGGGATTGATCGGCCGGCGATGGTGGCGGCGATTCCGACGCAGAAAGGTTATTGCCAGCTGCTGGACCTGGGTGCAAACGTCGATTGCAGTGCCGAGCACCTGCTGCAGTTCGCCGTGATGGGCTCGGTGGCCGCTGAAGCGTTGGGTGTGGCCCGGCCACGCGTGGCGTTGCTCAATATCGGTACCGAGGACATCAAGGGCAACCAGCAGGTCAAGCTGGCTGCTGCTTTGTTGCAGGGCGCACGGGGCTTGAACTACATCGGTTTTGTCGAAGGTGACGGTTTGTACCGAGGTGAGGCAGATGTGGTGGTGTGCGACGGGTTTGTCGGCAATATCCTGCTCAAGTCCAGCGAAGGCCTGGCGACCATGATCGCCACGCGTATCGAAGCCTTGTTCAAGCGCAACCTTGCCTCACGCATGGTCGGCGCGCTGGCGTTGCCGTTGATGCGCCGTCTGCAGGCAGACTTGGCGCCGGCACGGCATAATGGCGCGAGTTTTCTGGGGCTGCAGGGCATTGTGGTAAAAAGCCACGGCTCGGCCGGTGTGCAGGGCTTTCAAAGTGCGATTGCGCGAGCGTTGATCGAGATCCAGGAAAACCTGCCGCAACGTTTGCACGGGCGTCTTGAGGATCTGTTGCCTTAG
- the fabD gene encoding ACP S-malonyltransferase, which produces MSTSLAFVFPGQGSQSLGMLAELGAQHPLILETFKEASDALGYDLWALTQQGPEEQLNQTDKTQPAILTASIALWRLWLAEGGARPAYVAGHSLGEYSALVAAGSLTLAEAVKLVERRGQLMQEAVPAGQGGMAAILGLDDAVVIEACAEAAQGEVVSAVNFNSPGQVVIAGAKAAVERAIEGCKARGAKRALPLPVSVPSHCELMRPAAERFAESIAAINWQAPQIPLVQNVSAAVAADLDTLKRDLLEQLYKPVRWVESVQTLAANGATELVECGPGKVLAGLNKRCADGVSTANLNTPDAFAAARAALA; this is translated from the coding sequence ATGTCTACATCCCTCGCATTCGTCTTTCCAGGGCAGGGTTCGCAGTCCCTCGGCATGTTGGCCGAGCTGGGCGCGCAACATCCGCTGATCCTGGAAACCTTCAAGGAAGCTTCCGATGCCCTGGGTTACGACCTGTGGGCACTGACCCAGCAGGGGCCGGAAGAGCAACTCAATCAAACCGATAAAACCCAGCCGGCGATCCTGACCGCCTCCATCGCCCTGTGGCGCTTGTGGCTGGCCGAAGGCGGCGCACGCCCGGCTTACGTGGCCGGTCACAGCCTTGGCGAGTACAGCGCCTTGGTGGCCGCCGGCAGCCTGACCCTCGCTGAAGCGGTCAAGCTGGTCGAGCGTCGTGGCCAGTTGATGCAAGAGGCGGTTCCAGCCGGGCAGGGTGGCATGGCCGCTATCCTCGGTCTGGACGACGCTGTGGTGATCGAGGCGTGTGCCGAAGCGGCCCAGGGCGAAGTGGTCAGCGCAGTGAACTTCAACTCCCCTGGCCAGGTGGTCATCGCGGGCGCCAAGGCGGCTGTCGAGCGCGCCATTGAGGGCTGTAAGGCCCGTGGTGCCAAGCGCGCCTTGCCGTTGCCGGTGAGCGTGCCGTCGCACTGCGAGCTGATGCGTCCGGCCGCCGAGCGTTTTGCCGAGTCCATCGCCGCCATCAATTGGCAGGCGCCGCAGATTCCGCTGGTGCAGAACGTCAGCGCGGCCGTTGCCGCCGACCTCGACACCCTCAAGCGCGATTTGCTGGAGCAGCTTTACAAGCCGGTACGCTGGGTTGAGTCGGTACAGACCCTGGCTGCCAATGGCGCCACTGAGCTGGTCGAGTGCGGCCCGGGCAAAGTCCTGGCCGGCCTGAACAAGCGCTGCGCCGATGGCGTGTCGACTGCCAACCTCAATACCCCGGATGCCTTCGCTGCCGCGCGCGCGGCACTGGCCTGA